CATCGCGATCGCCTCCCGGGACCACCGAACGGAACCGCACCCGCAGCCGCGCACCGTCGAAGTCGCCGCCGGCGACCTCGCAGCGTCGCAGCCGGCTCGGCAGCGACAGCACCCGCCGGTGCCCGCCGACCGTCACCACCAGATCGTCACCCGCACGCACCGCGTCGACGGCGGCCCGCTCGGCCAGCGGCAGCGCGAGGCTCAGCACGAACGAGTCGCCGTCCGCGTCCACACGCATCAGATCGGCGGCGCCCACCGGCGCCGGGTCCGCCCCGGGCAGCGTGCCGTAAAGATCAGCCGCGACCTCGCGCAGTGCGTCCGCACCCACGGGTTCGCCTGCGCGGTAAGGCAGTTCGCGCACCGGCAGCCCGGCGAACGACTCACGGATCGAGGCCAGCTGCACCTGCTGCGCGGCCGCCCAGCCCTGCCGCCACTCGTCGTCACCGGCCGGGAACACCCGGTTCGCCACCACCAGATCGACGTTGTACCCGTACAGCGCGAGCGCGGTGAACGTCCGCCGCGCCTCGGCCGCCACGACGGCCTCCGGGGTGAGCACGAGCCGCACCGAGGTCACCTGCGGGTCGCCGAGCAACTGCTGCACGCCGGCCAGGTCCTCGTTGAGGCGCAGCAGCGCGTCGAACAGGCTGTCCGGCGGGATCGCGTCGCCGCGCCCGAGCACGGTCGCGATCGGACGCATGCCACGCGCCAGCCGGCGCTGCGCCGGGAACACCTTCTGCAGGTACCAGGCCAGCGCCTCCGGCAGCGCGAGCAGGCGCAGCGTCTCCGCCGTCGGTGCGCAGTCGACGACGAGCGCGTCCCAATCGCCGGTCAGGGCGAGTTCGCGCACCGCGAGCAGCGCGAGCACCTCCTCCACGCCGGGCAGCACCGTCAGCTCGTCAGCCGTGATCGGGTCCACACCGCCGCGCGAGAGCAGTTCGGTGAGGAAGTCCTGCACGTCGCGCCAGGCCGCCTCGAACCGGCGCTGCGTGTCGAGCTGTACCGCCCACAGTGCCGGGGCGACCTCGCGGGGCTCGCCGGACAGCGGCACACCCAGCGCGTCGGCCAGCGAGTGCGCGGTGTCGGTCGACAGCAGCAGCGTCTTCACGCCGCGGTCGGCCAGACGCAGCGCGGTGGCCGACGCGGTGGTGGTCTTGCCGACCCCGCCCTTGCCGGTGAACAGGACGATCCTCATCCAGCGGACTCGACGTACTTCTTGAGTTCCTTGAGCGCGGTGTCCATGACGATCCGCTCACCCTTGCGTTTGAGCATGCCGAGCATCGGGATCATCAGCTCGACCGACAGCGAGTAGGTGACGTGCGTGCTGCCGCCGCGGGTCTCCAGCGTGTACGAGCCGCGCTGGGCCCGCATCATCTGCCCCTGCACCAGCGTCCACTCGACGCGCCGGTCGCCGTCCCAGACGTACTCCAGCTCGTACTGGTCGCGGAACACCCCGGCGTCCAGGGTGAAGGCCACGCGGCGGGCTCGGCCGTCCGGACCGGTCTCGAGCACCTCGGTCTTCTTCACCGAACCGGTCCACACCGGGTACTTCTCGAAGTCGGCGATAGCCGCCATGATCGCGCCGGGCCCGGCGTCGATCACGATCGACTGGGTCGACGCGTCGCTCACCTGCGACAGGCTACCGGCCCGTCAGCCGGAGCGTCGGGCGGCGATCCGGGAAATCCGGCCCGGATCCAGTTGGGAGCCCAACGACCAGAACAACTCCTTGGCGCCCAGCCGGTAACGCCGCGTGAGCCCGGTCACGGCGCGGCGGCGCAGCGTTCGCCCGCCCGTCCCGTCCAGGCGCAGGAAATAGTGCGCGACGAC
This genomic stretch from Jatrophihabitans cynanchi harbors:
- a CDS encoding ArsA family ATPase, which produces MRIVLFTGKGGVGKTTTASATALRLADRGVKTLLLSTDTAHSLADALGVPLSGEPREVAPALWAVQLDTQRRFEAAWRDVQDFLTELLSRGGVDPITADELTVLPGVEEVLALLAVRELALTGDWDALVVDCAPTAETLRLLALPEALAWYLQKVFPAQRRLARGMRPIATVLGRGDAIPPDSLFDALLRLNEDLAGVQQLLGDPQVTSVRLVLTPEAVVAAEARRTFTALALYGYNVDLVVANRVFPAGDDEWRQGWAAAQQVQLASIRESFAGLPVRELPYRAGEPVGADALREVAADLYGTLPGADPAPVGAADLMRVDADGDSFVLSLALPLAERAAVDAVRAGDDLVVTVGGHRRVLSLPSRLRRCEVAGGDFDGARLRVRFRSVVPGGDRDE
- a CDS encoding SRPBCC family protein, whose translation is MSDASTQSIVIDAGPGAIMAAIADFEKYPVWTGSVKKTEVLETGPDGRARRVAFTLDAGVFRDQYELEYVWDGDRRVEWTLVQGQMMRAQRGSYTLETRGGSTHVTYSLSVELMIPMLGMLKRKGERIVMDTALKELKKYVESAG